In Streptococcus parasuis, the following proteins share a genomic window:
- a CDS encoding DUF438 domain-containing protein: protein MTDQRIDILKNILLDLHNGASPESVQDQFNQHFTGVSALEISMMEHELMSSDTGITFEDVMGLCNIHANLFKGAITDVEVADIDQEGHPVYVFKQENLALRAALLRIRRILDQYEQTEDAELQDQLQQGLTRQFGLLGQFENHYTRKEKVFFPIMERYGHDAPPKVMWGVDDEIRDLFKAARKTLEGGDIAATHAHFENFAKEFEEMIFKEEAILLMILLETFTQDDWLQVAADSDAYGYAIVKPTAKWVPHREDFGEIAEQTADSLAPQPAGSNQQIIDTPEGQFTITFTPKKKSESVQDRTSPQTFGNGYLSVEQANLILNHLPLELTFVNKDDIFQYYNDSHPVEDMIFKRTPSQIGRHVELCHPPKILDKVKKIFELLRTGQKDQVTMWFKSESMGKFVYVVYKAVHDDQGEFQGVLEYVQDIQPFFEIDSDFHRDI, encoded by the coding sequence ATGACAGACCAACGGATTGACATTCTGAAGAATATTCTCTTGGACCTGCATAATGGTGCCAGCCCAGAGTCTGTTCAGGACCAGTTTAATCAGCATTTTACAGGAGTTTCTGCCCTAGAAATTTCCATGATGGAGCATGAACTCATGTCCAGCGACACAGGTATCACTTTTGAAGACGTCATGGGGCTCTGTAATATTCATGCCAACCTTTTCAAAGGAGCGATTACAGATGTGGAAGTGGCGGATATTGACCAGGAGGGTCATCCTGTCTATGTCTTTAAGCAGGAAAACCTTGCACTGCGGGCGGCTCTCTTACGCATCCGCCGGATCCTAGACCAATACGAGCAGACAGAAGATGCGGAACTGCAAGACCAGCTCCAGCAAGGCTTGACACGCCAGTTTGGGCTCCTTGGTCAGTTTGAAAACCACTATACCCGCAAGGAAAAGGTCTTCTTTCCGATTATGGAACGCTACGGTCACGATGCACCACCTAAGGTCATGTGGGGCGTGGACGACGAGATTCGCGACCTCTTTAAGGCGGCTCGCAAAACACTTGAAGGAGGCGACATAGCTGCGACACATGCTCACTTTGAAAACTTCGCCAAGGAGTTCGAGGAGATGATTTTCAAGGAAGAAGCCATACTTCTCATGATTCTATTGGAGACATTCACTCAGGATGATTGGCTTCAAGTGGCAGCGGACAGCGACGCCTACGGTTACGCCATTGTCAAGCCGACAGCCAAGTGGGTGCCTCATCGGGAGGATTTTGGAGAAATAGCAGAGCAGACAGCAGACAGTCTTGCTCCACAACCAGCTGGGTCAAACCAGCAGATAATTGATACGCCTGAAGGTCAGTTTACCATTACCTTCACACCGAAGAAGAAATCAGAATCTGTTCAAGATAGGACCAGTCCGCAGACCTTTGGCAATGGGTATTTGTCTGTTGAACAGGCCAATCTTATTCTCAATCATTTACCGCTAGAACTCACCTTTGTCAACAAGGATGATATTTTCCAATATTATAATGACAGCCATCCTGTTGAAGATATGATTTTCAAACGTACTCCGAGCCAGATTGGACGCCATGTGGAGCTCTGCCATCCACCCAAAATCTTAGACAAGGTCAAGAAGATTTTTGAATTGCTCCGCACAGGGCAAAAAGACCAGGTTACCATGTGGTTCAAGTCCGAAAGTATGGGCAAGTTTGTCTATGTGGTCTATAAGGCCGTGCATGATGACCAGGGAGAGTTTCAAGGCGTCTTGGAATACGTCCAAGATATCCAACCATTTTTTGAAATTGACAGCGATTTTCATCGGGATATTTAA
- a CDS encoding DUF1858 domain-containing protein — protein sequence MNTIDLNLPVAEIINQHPEVKEILVELGFKPLANPAMLNTVGKVTSLKNGSKMTKIPLDRIQQVLECNGYEVIGGEA from the coding sequence ATGAACACCATCGACCTAAATCTGCCTGTGGCAGAGATTATCAACCAGCACCCAGAAGTCAAGGAGATTCTGGTGGAGCTTGGTTTCAAGCCCTTGGCTAATCCAGCCATGTTGAACACGGTTGGCAAAGTGACCAGCCTTAAGAATGGATCCAAGATGACCAAGATTCCGTTAGACCGTATTCAGCAGGTCTTGGAATGCAACGGCTACGAGGTAATAGGAGGAGAAGCATGA
- the truB gene encoding tRNA pseudouridine(55) synthase TruB — protein MISGIINLKKEAGMTSHDAVFQLRKILQEKKIGHGGTLDPDVTGVLPIAVGKATRMIEFMQEEGKIYEGEITIGYSTTTEDASGEIVEQTPVLDIAEQAVDEAMASFVGTITQIPPMYSAVKVKGRKLYEYARAGEEVERPQRQIEIYSFERTSPIELADDCARFTFRVRCGKGTYVRTLSVDLGAKLGYASHMSKLERTGSAGMDLADALTLEEISSLVAENDFSFLQPIERGIGDLPVVELKVEQMKDAIFGRFVELNAEAERLAGFHDGQLIAIFEKRDQLYKPSKVLV, from the coding sequence ATGATTTCAGGAATTATTAATTTAAAAAAAGAGGCGGGGATGACCTCGCATGATGCAGTATTTCAACTCCGGAAGATTCTGCAGGAGAAAAAGATTGGACACGGGGGGACGCTAGATCCAGATGTGACTGGCGTCCTGCCCATTGCAGTCGGAAAGGCTACTCGCATGATTGAGTTCATGCAGGAAGAAGGTAAAATCTACGAGGGGGAGATTACCATTGGTTACTCTACCACGACAGAGGATGCTTCTGGTGAGATTGTTGAGCAGACACCGGTTTTGGACATAGCAGAGCAGGCAGTTGATGAGGCTATGGCTAGTTTTGTCGGTACTATTACCCAGATTCCGCCTATGTACTCTGCTGTCAAGGTCAAGGGCCGTAAACTTTACGAATACGCACGGGCGGGCGAAGAAGTTGAGCGTCCTCAACGCCAAATTGAGATTTACAGTTTTGAACGGACTAGCCCGATTGAACTAGCAGATGACTGTGCTCGGTTCACCTTCCGCGTTCGTTGTGGAAAGGGCACCTATGTCCGTACTCTTTCTGTTGACTTAGGGGCTAAGCTAGGCTACGCTAGCCACATGTCCAAGTTGGAACGAACTGGTTCTGCTGGAATGGATCTAGCGGACGCCTTGACTTTGGAAGAAATTTCTTCGCTGGTAGCTGAAAATGATTTTTCATTTCTCCAACCTATTGAACGTGGTATCGGGGATTTACCTGTTGTAGAATTGAAGGTAGAGCAGATGAAAGATGCTATATTTGGTCGATTTGTAGAATTGAATGCAGAAGCGGAGCGTTTAGCAGGCTTTCATGATGGTCAGTTGATTGCTATTTTTGAAAAACGCGACCAGCTGTATAAACCAAGCAAAGTTTTGGTCTAA
- a CDS encoding DUF2130 domain-containing protein: MTHNITCPHCGTAFQVNETEYSQLLAQVRGAEFDKEIHERLERERELLSQKAENDLQARLSDKDKEILELTAKLDTFASQTELELSSAISKKDQEIQELKAQLGQIGLAKDLELQQAIAQVEKERDAAQNALVLQEQKQELALATTRQEYEVRLKAADEQVEFYKNFKAQQSTKAIGESLEQFAEAEFNKVRSYAFPRAKFAKDNEVSASGSKGDFIFRDFDESGLEFISIMFEMKNEADTTKTKHKNADFFKELDKDRREKKCEYAVLVSMLEADNDYYNTGIVDVSHEYEKMYVIRPQFFIQLIGILRNAALNSLQYQQELALVKEQNIDITHFEEDLEIFKNAFAKNYQSASNNFQKAIDEIDKAIKRMEAVKAALTTSENQLRLANNKLDDVSVKKLTRNNPTMKAKFEALEGED, encoded by the coding sequence ATGACTCATAATATTACCTGCCCCCATTGTGGGACGGCCTTTCAGGTCAATGAAACAGAATATAGTCAGCTTTTAGCCCAGGTGCGTGGTGCGGAGTTTGATAAGGAAATCCATGAACGATTGGAGCGGGAACGGGAATTATTAAGCCAGAAGGCTGAAAATGATTTGCAGGCTAGATTGAGTGATAAGGATAAGGAGATTCTGGAACTGACCGCAAAACTGGATACATTTGCTAGTCAGACGGAACTCGAACTCAGCTCTGCCATTTCTAAAAAAGACCAAGAAATCCAAGAACTTAAGGCTCAGTTGGGGCAAATCGGTCTTGCCAAGGACTTGGAGTTGCAGCAGGCGATAGCTCAGGTGGAGAAGGAGCGGGATGCGGCGCAAAATGCTTTGGTTTTGCAGGAACAAAAGCAAGAGTTAGCCCTGGCGACCACTCGTCAGGAGTACGAAGTACGGCTCAAGGCGGCGGATGAGCAGGTGGAATTTTACAAAAATTTCAAGGCCCAGCAGTCTACTAAGGCAATTGGAGAGAGCTTGGAGCAATTTGCTGAGGCGGAGTTTAACAAGGTTCGTTCCTATGCTTTTCCACGTGCCAAATTTGCGAAGGACAACGAAGTATCAGCGTCCGGTTCAAAAGGAGATTTCATCTTCCGTGATTTTGACGAGTCGGGCTTGGAATTTATTTCCATCATGTTCGAAATGAAAAACGAGGCAGATACGACCAAGACCAAGCATAAAAACGCTGATTTCTTTAAGGAGTTGGATAAGGACCGTCGGGAGAAAAAGTGCGAATATGCTGTATTAGTCAGCATGCTAGAGGCGGACAATGACTATTACAATACAGGGATTGTGGATGTTAGTCATGAATATGAGAAGATGTATGTTATTCGACCACAGTTCTTTATCCAATTAATCGGAATTTTACGAAATGCTGCGCTCAATAGTCTGCAATATCAGCAGGAGTTAGCCTTGGTTAAGGAGCAGAATATCGATATTACTCATTTTGAAGAAGATTTGGAAATTTTCAAGAATGCTTTTGCCAAAAACTATCAATCGGCCAGCAACAATTTCCAAAAAGCTATTGATGAAATCGACAAGGCAATCAAGCGAATGGAAGCTGTCAAAGCAGCCCTGACCACCAGCGAAAACCAGCTTCGCCTAGCCAATAATAAACTAGATGACGTCTCCGTCAAAAAACTAACCCGCAATAACCCAACCATGAAAGCTAAGTTTGAGGCCTTGGAGGGGGAAGATTAG